The Prodigiosinella aquatilis region CTTCATACAGGTTATGACCGAAATGTTCACCTAATTCACCAAGGCTGCTGGCATTGCCCAGGATTTTTTCGCTATTGCTGCCGTAAGTTCGGCTGTAGCGGCGTGCCAGACTTTCCGGCAGATTGTGGCGACGGCGCAGTTTAGCCGCATATTCATCACGGCTACCGTTGATATCACCGCCCGGCAGTGTGGCATTTTTCGTCCAGGCGCTGGCGGCATGTGGATAATATTTTGCCAGTTTGTCCATCGCATGTTCTGCCAGCTTGCGGTAGGTGGTGAGTTTACCACCGAAGACCGACAGCAGCGGTGCCTGTCCATGATCGTCCGACACGGACAATGTATAGTCACGGGTTATGGCTTGCGGTGAGTCGGATTCATCGTCACACAGAGGACGCACACCGGAGTAGCTCCATACTATGTCTTCACGTGTCAGCGGTTTCTTGAAGTGATCATTATAAACATCCAACAAGTAGTTGATTTCATGGTCATCAATATGAACCTGCCGGGGATCACCGTGGTATTCCACATCGGTAGTACCAATAATTGAGAATTCATCCTGCCACGGGATCACGAAAACGATACGGTGATCTTTATTTTGCAGAATGTAAGCCTGTTCCCCATCATGAACCCGGGGCACGACAATATGGCTGCCTTTAATCAGACGGATACCATACGGGGAAGGCAATTCCAGCCCTTCGTCAAAGAATTGTCTGACCCAGGGACCAGTGGCGTTAACCAACCCTTTTGTTTGCCAGTGATGAGTTTCGCCATTAAGGGTATCGATGGCATCGACTATCCATAGCCCTTGTTCACGGCGGGCGCGAGTGACTTTCATGTGATTACGGACTTCACCACCGTGACGTACTGTTTCCTGAGCGTTCAGCACGACCAGTCGGGCATCATCCACCCAGCAATCTGAATATTCGAAACCGCGCGTCAGTTCAGGTTTCAGAACTGACTCTGGGCCAAAACGCAGGCTGTTACTGGAAGGCAAACTGACACGTTTACCTAAATGGTCATACATAAACAAGCCGGCACGAATCATCCAGGCCGGGCGCAGATGTGGTTGATGAGGCAGGCGAAAACGCATCGGAAAGATGATGTGTGGTGCCATTTTCAGTAATACTTCACGTTCAGAAAGGGCTTCTCCTACCAGGCGGAACTCGTAATGTTCCAGATAGCGCAAGCCACCATGAATCAGTTTGGAACTGGCGGATGAGGTAGCGCTGGCTAGATCTTGCGCTTCCAGCAGCAGAACAGACAGCCCGCGTCCGGCGGCGTCTGCTGCAATGCCTGCACCGTTAATTCCTCCGCCGATCACGATCAGATCTTTGGTTTCCACGTTGTTTCCTCCGCCGTAATAATAAATGTTCGTTTTCGCTCATGATAGTAATCGAAAACAAACATGATAGCCAAGCGTTAACCAGATAAAAACATTTAAGCGTGATGGGAATAACAATTTGTTAGCTATTCCTTTATAAATCTCAGGGATATTTCAGTGGGTACGATATGAAAAGCCGCAGTCACTCAATGTGATAGCGGCGAGTTATCTGAGGCAGGGGGAGGTCAGAGGTTAACATTGCCCGTTATGCCTAGGGACCATGCTTGAGGCTAACATGTTTCTCCATCAGGCGGTCTCCTCTACTAACAGACCAGCCTGGCTCATCTGCTGTTTTACCCAATCACGGGCCGCTTTTATCTCTTTGATGGGATCCGATGCTATTTCGCTCCACATTTCAATCAGGTAAGGGCCACAGTAACCGGATTCCCTTAGCGTTCTGAAGCAACGTTCGAAATCCACCACACCGCTACCGAATGGGACATTTTTAAATATGCCGGGACGGGTGTCTTTGACATGTACCGCAACAATATGACCTTTACCCGCCTGCAACTCCATTTGCACATCGTTATCCCAGGCAGACAGATT contains the following coding sequences:
- the glpD gene encoding glycerol-3-phosphate dehydrogenase — its product is METKDLIVIGGGINGAGIAADAAGRGLSVLLLEAQDLASATSSASSKLIHGGLRYLEHYEFRLVGEALSEREVLLKMAPHIIFPMRFRLPHQPHLRPAWMIRAGLFMYDHLGKRVSLPSSNSLRFGPESVLKPELTRGFEYSDCWVDDARLVVLNAQETVRHGGEVRNHMKVTRARREQGLWIVDAIDTLNGETHHWQTKGLVNATGPWVRQFFDEGLELPSPYGIRLIKGSHIVVPRVHDGEQAYILQNKDHRIVFVIPWQDEFSIIGTTDVEYHGDPRQVHIDDHEINYLLDVYNDHFKKPLTREDIVWSYSGVRPLCDDESDSPQAITRDYTLSVSDDHGQAPLLSVFGGKLTTYRKLAEHAMDKLAKYYPHAASAWTKNATLPGGDINGSRDEYAAKLRRRHNLPESLARRYSRTYGSNSEKILGNASSLGELGEHFGHNLYEAELRYLVDNEWVITMEDALWRRTKLGMWLDESQRQRVSAWLESYRSQIAQAS